A section of the Alkalihalobacillus sp. LMS39 genome encodes:
- a CDS encoding CapA family protein — protein MKKQIVHMVWSISIILFVLGCSNQTFQSEEPVVKGISTDHQEEVESDPIIPEPEPEKEIVTTATIAAVGDILIHSTLFKDAFDGETYDFTPMFEPVKDMLQHSDITFANQETMIGGPELGFSGYPSFNSPFEVGDALLDAGVDIVSLANNHTLDRGEKAIVNAINHWNSIGMTYTGAYESFEDKEEIRTIEANDITFSFLAYTYGTNGIPIPDGKEYLVNVIEIETMIEEIKEAKEQSDVVVLSLHFGDEYQPYPNDMQKLIVTEAANAGATIIFGHHPHVLQPMEWIETEDGEKAYVVYSLGNFLAGQEGVEREIGGIARLEVVKTVLGEETTIELTDPRFIPTYASKQNWRNYRIYPLEEVQDSLLYDAAGHYEKTIEHMKQWMPELQFHFN, from the coding sequence ATGAAAAAACAAATTGTTCATATGGTATGGAGTATTTCGATCATCCTTTTTGTATTGGGCTGTTCAAACCAAACCTTTCAGTCAGAAGAACCTGTTGTTAAAGGGATTTCAACCGACCATCAAGAAGAAGTTGAGTCAGACCCAATAATCCCAGAACCTGAGCCAGAGAAAGAAATTGTTACGACAGCAACAATTGCCGCAGTTGGTGATATATTAATTCATAGTACGCTTTTTAAAGATGCATTTGATGGAGAGACATATGATTTTACACCGATGTTTGAACCTGTAAAAGATATGTTGCAACATTCAGATATCACATTTGCCAATCAAGAAACAATGATTGGAGGACCAGAGTTAGGGTTTTCAGGTTACCCTAGTTTTAATAGTCCGTTTGAAGTAGGAGATGCCTTGCTTGATGCAGGTGTAGATATTGTGTCGTTAGCGAATAATCATACACTTGATCGAGGAGAAAAAGCGATTGTTAATGCAATAAATCATTGGAATTCAATTGGAATGACGTATACAGGCGCTTATGAGTCATTTGAAGATAAGGAAGAAATTCGAACAATAGAAGCAAACGATATTACCTTTTCTTTTTTAGCCTACACATATGGAACAAACGGTATCCCCATTCCTGATGGAAAAGAGTATTTAGTAAATGTCATAGAAATAGAAACGATGATTGAGGAGATTAAAGAAGCAAAAGAACAAAGTGATGTTGTCGTCTTGAGTTTACACTTTGGAGACGAGTATCAGCCATACCCAAATGACATGCAAAAATTAATCGTAACAGAAGCAGCTAATGCGGGGGCTACGATTATCTTCGGCCATCACCCTCACGTTCTTCAACCGATGGAGTGGATCGAAACAGAAGATGGGGAAAAAGCCTATGTTGTTTATTCGCTCGGTAACTTTTTAGCTGGTCAAGAAGGCGTCGAAAGAGAAATCGGAGGTATCGCTAGACTTGAAGTAGTAAAAACCGTACTAGGGGAAGAAACAACAATTGAATTGACAGACCCTAGATTTATTCCTACGTATGCATCAAAACAAAACTGGCGAAATTATCGCATCTATCCTTTAGAAGAAGTTCAAGATTCGTTGTTATATGATGCAGCAGGACATTACGAAAAAACGATAGAGCATATGAAACAATGGATGCCAGAGCTACAATTTCATTTTAATTAA
- a CDS encoding putative holin-like toxin has protein sequence MKGGDAMLTVFEALMLMVAFATFVIALLSFTHKK, from the coding sequence TTGAAGGGAGGTGATGCAATGTTGACCGTGTTTGAAGCATTAATGCTAATGGTTGCATTTGCTACATTCGTCATTGCATTGCTTTCTTTTACACACAAAAAATAA
- a CDS encoding SLC13 family permease: MTIEIGIVLFVVVVMIVCLIKEVTRPDFIVFCALAVLLLLGVLSPADALKGFSNEGMITVALLFIVAGAVQQSGLLTQVVLRTLGKGKKTKSALLRMMIPVSGLSAFLNNTPIVVMFTPVVRKWCQDHNIAPSKFLIPLSYATIFGGTITLIGTSTNLLAHGLMIESGMSGYSMFTLAIVGIPAALAGTLYMSTIGYRLLPNRKTSEESFHENTKEYLSELVVETDAPMIGKTIEQAGLRNLSGLYLIEIIRKEGDRIAPITSQHKIREGDRLLFTGLISTIVELQNIKGLRVQTSSQIRLDDLQNGTQSLFEVVVSHQSSLTNRSIKEAKFRERFGGGVIAVHRNDERINSKVGDIVLQPGDTLLVLASKDFVSRWSNSKAFYLMNSVKEQAVIDPKKSMIAIVTLIVMVLLATFELLTMLKAATLAVLVLFLTKTVSFESVKKYVHFNVLLLIASAIGIGVALEQTGAAALLAEHLILITKGLGIIGVIAVVYLITTIFTEIITNNAAVVLMFPIAFATASQMAIDPLSLLIPITIAASASFATPIGYQTNLIVYGPGGYRFNDYLKVGIPLNILYMVVTVLISYFVWL; the protein is encoded by the coding sequence ATGACAATAGAGATTGGTATTGTGTTGTTTGTTGTTGTTGTCATGATTGTTTGCTTAATTAAAGAAGTCACAAGACCGGACTTTATTGTTTTTTGTGCGTTAGCTGTTTTATTACTCCTTGGTGTCTTGTCACCCGCAGATGCGTTAAAAGGGTTTTCAAATGAAGGGATGATAACGGTTGCTTTATTATTTATTGTAGCTGGAGCTGTTCAACAAAGTGGGCTTTTAACACAAGTAGTTTTAAGGACATTGGGAAAAGGAAAAAAAACAAAGTCAGCGTTGTTACGAATGATGATTCCCGTTTCTGGTTTGTCAGCGTTTCTAAATAATACGCCAATCGTCGTCATGTTTACTCCAGTTGTTCGGAAGTGGTGCCAAGACCATAATATCGCACCATCGAAATTTTTGATTCCATTATCTTATGCCACGATTTTTGGAGGGACGATTACATTAATTGGGACATCAACTAATCTATTAGCACATGGGCTTATGATTGAAAGTGGTATGTCTGGCTATTCAATGTTTACCCTTGCAATTGTTGGAATTCCCGCTGCATTAGCTGGAACCTTGTACATGAGTACAATTGGCTACCGATTATTACCAAACCGAAAAACATCAGAAGAAAGCTTTCATGAAAATACGAAAGAATATTTATCCGAGCTTGTCGTTGAAACGGACGCTCCGATGATTGGAAAAACAATAGAACAAGCAGGATTACGCAACTTATCAGGTCTATACTTAATTGAAATCATTCGTAAAGAAGGAGATCGGATTGCTCCCATTACTTCTCAACATAAAATTCGAGAAGGAGACCGCCTCTTATTTACTGGACTGATTTCAACGATTGTAGAGCTTCAAAATATAAAAGGTCTTCGTGTGCAAACAAGTTCACAAATTCGACTGGATGATTTACAAAACGGGACACAGAGTTTATTTGAAGTTGTCGTCTCACATCAGTCTTCTTTAACTAACCGCTCGATTAAGGAAGCGAAATTCAGAGAAAGATTTGGTGGTGGAGTCATTGCTGTACATCGAAATGATGAGCGGATTAACAGCAAGGTTGGAGATATTGTATTGCAACCAGGAGATACGTTGCTCGTACTTGCAAGTAAAGATTTCGTAAGCAGGTGGTCGAATTCAAAAGCCTTTTACTTGATGAACTCTGTTAAAGAGCAAGCAGTTATAGACCCGAAAAAATCAATGATTGCCATTGTTACACTTATTGTGATGGTGTTGTTAGCGACATTTGAACTGTTAACGATGCTAAAAGCAGCAACATTAGCGGTGTTGGTCCTCTTTTTAACGAAAACAGTGTCATTTGAGTCTGTTAAAAAATATGTTCATTTTAATGTATTGTTACTGATTGCTAGTGCAATCGGTATTGGTGTTGCGTTAGAACAAACCGGAGCAGCAGCCTTGTTAGCAGAACATTTAATTTTAATAACAAAAGGGCTCGGTATTATTGGTGTTATTGCAGTTGTTTATTTAATTACTACGATATTCACAGAAATCATTACGAATAATGCGGCTGTCGTTCTTATGTTTCCGATTGCCTTTGCGACTGCCTCACAAATGGCCATTGACCCTTTATCTCTACTTATTCCGATTACCATTGCAGCTTCTGCTAGTTTTGCAACGCCTATCGGTTATCAAACAAATTTAATTGTATATGGTCCTGGAGGCTATCGATTTAATGATTATTTAAAAGTGGGGATTCCGTTAAATATATTATATATGGTTGTTACTGTTCTCATTTCCTATTTTGTTTGGTTATAA
- a CDS encoding GntR family transcriptional regulator gives MTDTFHSSMPIYSQLAERINRQIIRGELKPGDKLPSVREMGTQSNVNPNTVQRTYRELEGMKIVETKRGQGTFVTENQEILAEIREELKKAEISSFVKGMHEMGYSNEEIQAGLQTFLRKEEGGTQ, from the coding sequence ATGACAGATACTTTTCACTCATCAATGCCCATATATAGCCAACTAGCTGAACGTATTAATCGTCAAATTATTCGCGGGGAATTAAAGCCTGGTGACAAGCTTCCTTCTGTAAGGGAAATGGGAACTCAGTCTAATGTAAACCCAAACACAGTCCAACGAACATATCGGGAGTTAGAGGGGATGAAAATTGTGGAAACAAAGCGTGGTCAAGGAACCTTTGTAACAGAAAATCAAGAGATATTAGCGGAAATCAGAGAAGAGTTAAAAAAAGCGGAAATTTCATCATTTGTCAAAGGAATGCATGAAATGGGGTACTCAAATGAAGAAATTCAAGCTGGTCTTCAAACATTTTTACGAAAGGAAGAAGGTGGTACACAATGA
- a CDS encoding ABC transporter ATP-binding protein, whose protein sequence is MITISNVTKRYMTKTALSNINLHLSKGKIIGLIGENGSGKSTTLKLISGLVKPTSGTVVVNETNVDRKISSQVAYLSELDEYYSFYTVGQTIDFYSSQFTDFNTKKAEEILSFMKLDKQAKLKHLSKGNRGRLKIVLTLAREVPVILLDEPLSGLDPMVRDSIVKGLISYINLEEQTVIITTHEIKEVELLLDEVIAIKNGSVIGQCNVEQLRFQEHLSIVEWLTKIYEK, encoded by the coding sequence ATGATAACAATTTCAAATGTAACGAAACGATATATGACGAAAACAGCTCTTTCCAATATCAATTTACACTTATCAAAAGGGAAAATTATCGGTTTAATTGGGGAAAATGGCAGTGGTAAGTCAACGACATTAAAATTAATTTCCGGGTTAGTAAAGCCAACAAGTGGAACCGTCGTTGTTAATGAAACAAATGTCGACCGAAAAATCTCTTCGCAAGTCGCCTATTTATCTGAACTTGATGAGTATTATAGTTTTTATACCGTTGGCCAAACGATAGATTTCTATTCAAGCCAATTCACAGATTTTAACACAAAAAAAGCCGAAGAAATTCTCTCCTTTATGAAGTTAGACAAACAAGCAAAGTTAAAACATTTATCAAAAGGGAACCGTGGAAGATTAAAAATTGTCTTAACCCTTGCACGAGAAGTCCCCGTCATATTATTAGATGAGCCTTTATCTGGACTCGACCCTATGGTGCGAGATTCCATTGTCAAAGGATTAATTTCCTATATCAATTTAGAGGAACAAACAGTTATCATTACAACACACGAAATCAAAGAAGTAGAATTACTATTAGATGAAGTAATCGCTATAAAAAATGGTTCAGTCATTGGTCAATGCAATGTAGAACAGTTACGATTCCAAGAGCATTTAAGTATCGTAGAATGGTTAACGAAAATATATGAAAAGTAA
- a CDS encoding MtnX-like HAD-IB family phosphatase, with protein sequence MKKWAFVSDFDGTISKEDFYWLVIKKYFEEGHDLFKKWKAEELLDIEFLQTVFSSIHQEEVKIIEDIVSLQIDEAVPQFIRDVQRSGGDFYILSAGTDYYIQHILSHYGIENVDVISNKGYFHDNNIHLTLNENAPTYSKRYGIDKAKVIQQMKKEYETIYFFGDSEPDSHPAVYADVTFAKAALIAILKEKEVPFVPVNDFNEVREYLRLQNIF encoded by the coding sequence ATGAAAAAATGGGCTTTCGTATCCGACTTTGACGGCACTATATCAAAGGAGGATTTTTATTGGCTTGTTATAAAAAAATACTTTGAAGAAGGGCATGACCTTTTTAAAAAGTGGAAAGCGGAAGAATTGCTCGATATTGAATTTTTACAAACGGTTTTTTCATCCATTCATCAAGAAGAAGTGAAAATAATTGAAGATATTGTTAGCTTACAAATTGATGAGGCTGTACCTCAATTTATCCGGGATGTTCAGCGAAGTGGTGGGGATTTTTATATTTTAAGTGCAGGAACAGATTATTATATTCAGCATATTCTTTCACACTACGGAATAGAAAATGTTGATGTTATTTCAAATAAAGGTTATTTTCATGACAATAATATCCATCTCACATTAAATGAGAATGCCCCTACATATTCGAAGCGATATGGGATTGATAAAGCAAAAGTCATCCAACAAATGAAAAAAGAATATGAAACGATTTATTTTTTTGGAGACAGTGAGCCCGACTCCCATCCAGCTGTTTATGCGGATGTGACATTTGCTAAAGCAGCACTTATTGCGATATTAAAAGAAAAAGAAGTTCCATTTGTACCTGTCAATGATTTTAATGAAGTCCGAGAATATCTCCGTTTACAAAATATATTTTAA
- a CDS encoding DUF2628 domain-containing protein yields MNEIKNCNEKLKESFVGEKYDWYATKWQKDLSWNWAAFFLSVCWLGYRKMYKVMFLLFGFFVSLDVIMRIVWPYYPPVIDNIIGGMVALFFGIKGNALYKKRVEQIVEQIQSIPEERRETTVKKEGGTSTAGVFLALGLLVLYMIFVVVLYWDITV; encoded by the coding sequence ATGAATGAAATTAAAAACTGTAATGAGAAGTTAAAGGAAAGCTTTGTTGGGGAAAAATATGATTGGTATGCAACAAAATGGCAAAAGGACCTATCGTGGAACTGGGCTGCATTTTTCTTATCGGTATGTTGGCTAGGATATCGAAAAATGTATAAAGTGATGTTTCTCCTGTTTGGTTTTTTTGTTTCGTTAGATGTCATCATGAGAATTGTATGGCCATATTACCCACCTGTGATTGACAACATAATCGGAGGGATGGTTGCTTTGTTTTTCGGAATCAAGGGGAATGCCCTTTATAAGAAAAGAGTAGAACAGATAGTTGAACAAATTCAATCTATCCCAGAAGAACGCCGTGAAACAACAGTAAAAAAAGAAGGGGGAACTTCTACTGCAGGCGTGTTTTTAGCTCTTGGTTTATTAGTTTTATATATGATTTTTGTTGTTGTGCTATATTGGGATATAACCGTATAA
- a CDS encoding SpoIID/LytB domain-containing protein, with protein sequence MKRTFIFFAILLLFCCSIPLPSAHASVEQPLMRVKLVNYVKNTSQLTVSFSGNYMINETFSIPSGKTYQMRIVNNELVLFDGTHQVFRGERISFVPSHYNESHLIKINNRPYLGTILFQIENSFIRPMNTIPLEDYVKGVVPAEMPASWNQEALKAQAVAARTYARKHQRSVIDDTIHYQVYSGYAWHPNSTKAVVDTMGQTLTFNNALIDAVYSSSNGGITESNANVWNGTSLLYFPIQQDSFDSIDPWSFTLATTQIELSNLDVTKPEVWWDSTREVDTTISANIKTWLQTNGYANQDIKLVSIPVLQLTNPGTGGRVRNGAIKIDFFLRDRGTKEFSRNTDGTLKLHTVHFTNTSAQRIRAMIGINFIRSYLVDQVTEQNNRIIVRGRGFGHGVGLSQYGAKNRADAGHSYAQILGFYYPHTTLTPKIQYNQPLMGGHPPVQSIEETITSPEEALLEITNVHVDFNPTTEQMIIRYRLSQDAQMTISIQDSTNRTIATLIRDMTRPAGDRAQYWTVTTIPNGTYTFIIEAKTASQNKIATVKQLLQKTITTPEPAPIVVAPQPNPIISPLPVQPIISPPQQETAVAKVGTQVTGRINVAVANIRKSASTSSTIIGKARRNDTVQITGRQGEFYRVRVGKTRGFIHTTLVTINETISSKDRKTTIIVNGKMATLTNEPIRRNKTIYVPLKQASEQIGYKYSWNKSTNRITLTNRTDTISMRVNQKQATVNHRNRALTHQPEILNSNVFVSLRTLRETTMARTHWDSKANVIWITK encoded by the coding sequence ATGAAAAGAACTTTCATTTTTTTCGCAATCCTACTATTATTTTGCTGCTCTATTCCTTTGCCTTCTGCGCACGCCTCTGTTGAACAACCTTTGATGAGGGTTAAACTTGTAAACTATGTAAAAAATACATCACAATTAACAGTATCGTTTAGCGGAAACTATATGATAAACGAAACATTTTCCATTCCATCAGGAAAGACATACCAAATGCGAATCGTTAACAACGAACTCGTTTTATTTGATGGAACACATCAAGTCTTTAGAGGAGAAAGAATTTCATTTGTACCATCCCACTACAATGAATCTCATCTCATCAAGATTAACAATCGACCATACCTAGGAACAATATTATTCCAAATTGAAAACTCATTTATTCGTCCAATGAACACGATTCCGCTAGAAGACTATGTAAAAGGTGTTGTCCCAGCAGAAATGCCTGCTTCATGGAATCAAGAAGCATTAAAAGCTCAAGCAGTTGCAGCGAGAACGTATGCCCGCAAACATCAACGGTCTGTCATTGATGATACGATTCATTATCAAGTGTATAGTGGCTATGCATGGCACCCGAATAGTACAAAAGCCGTCGTCGATACAATGGGACAAACGCTTACATTTAACAATGCTCTTATCGATGCTGTATATTCTTCTAGTAATGGCGGGATAACAGAGTCAAACGCTAATGTTTGGAATGGGACAAGCTTACTTTATTTCCCGATACAACAAGATTCCTTTGACTCTATTGACCCGTGGAGCTTTACGTTAGCAACAACACAAATCGAACTCTCCAACTTAGATGTTACCAAACCCGAAGTTTGGTGGGATTCTACAAGAGAAGTCGATACAACCATTTCTGCGAATATTAAAACATGGCTTCAAACCAATGGCTATGCGAATCAAGACATAAAGCTTGTTTCGATTCCCGTTTTACAGCTAACTAATCCTGGGACTGGCGGGCGTGTTCGAAATGGAGCTATTAAAATCGATTTCTTCCTCAGAGATAGAGGAACAAAAGAATTTTCTAGAAATACAGACGGAACACTTAAACTGCATACAGTCCATTTTACAAATACGTCAGCACAACGAATTCGAGCTATGATTGGGATTAATTTCATTCGAAGCTACCTCGTTGATCAAGTAACCGAACAAAACAACCGTATCATCGTTCGCGGGAGAGGATTTGGTCATGGTGTTGGCTTAAGTCAATACGGTGCAAAAAACCGAGCAGATGCAGGACATTCCTATGCACAAATATTAGGGTTTTATTACCCGCATACGACACTCACACCGAAAATACAATATAACCAACCTTTGATGGGAGGACATCCACCTGTACAGTCAATAGAGGAAACTATCACTAGCCCAGAAGAAGCTTTACTTGAAATTACGAATGTTCACGTTGATTTTAATCCAACTACAGAACAAATGATTATTCGATATCGTCTAAGCCAAGATGCTCAAATGACGATTTCTATTCAAGACTCAACGAATAGAACAATCGCTACCCTTATTCGTGATATGACAAGACCTGCTGGTGATAGAGCGCAATATTGGACTGTGACAACCATTCCAAATGGAACGTATACTTTTATCATTGAAGCAAAAACCGCATCCCAAAATAAAATAGCAACAGTCAAGCAGCTATTACAAAAAACAATAACTACACCTGAACCGGCTCCGATTGTCGTTGCACCACAACCAAACCCAATCATTTCGCCTTTACCTGTACAACCGATCATTTCTCCCCCACAGCAAGAAACAGCAGTGGCAAAAGTCGGAACCCAAGTGACAGGGAGAATTAATGTAGCGGTCGCAAATATTAGAAAAAGTGCCTCGACATCCTCCACTATAATCGGGAAAGCAAGAAGGAATGATACGGTTCAAATCACTGGGCGACAAGGAGAGTTTTACCGGGTTCGAGTTGGAAAAACACGAGGATTTATTCATACGACCCTCGTAACGATCAATGAAACAATTTCATCAAAAGATAGAAAAACAACGATTATTGTTAACGGAAAAATGGCAACATTAACGAATGAACCGATCAGAAGAAACAAAACGATTTATGTTCCATTAAAACAAGCTTCTGAACAAATTGGCTATAAATATAGCTGGAATAAATCAACAAATCGAATAACACTCACTAACCGAACAGACACCATTTCTATGAGAGTGAATCAAAAACAAGCGACTGTAAATCATCGGAACCGCGCGCTAACACATCAACCAGAGATTTTAAATTCAAATGTTTTTGTCTCTTTACGGACATTACGTGAGACGACAATGGCGAGGACACACTGGGACTCAAAAGCAAATGTAATTTGGATAACGAAGTGA
- a CDS encoding BMP family ABC transporter substrate-binding protein, with protein sequence MKMNKFLLCLFLVIAFVITGCGTDGGGGAQPEPTAPEDTEEEQQQDEAAGDAEDFRVAMVTDVGGIDDKSFNQSAWEGMTRFGEEFGLEEGTDFKYLQSSSEAEYAPNLNSLVREEYDLVWAIGFLMGNDVKTVAQQRPESQLAIVDMVVEGDDGELLDNVANITFKEHEGSFLVGVIAGLTTETNQVGFLGGVEGALIKKFENGFKAGVKTVNPDADVIVQYAESFNDESTGQQIANAMYTQGADIIYHASGGTGKGLFTEAKNRKRNNENVWAIGVDRDQHEEGLPENVTLTSMIKRVDNALYAVNEQTMEGNYPGGEILEFGLEDEAVGIAENTENVSDEAQERVNEYIEQIQAGDIEVPQTDDEYAEFIENL encoded by the coding sequence ATGAAAATGAACAAATTTTTACTTTGCCTCTTCCTTGTTATTGCTTTTGTAATAACAGGATGTGGAACAGATGGAGGCGGTGGTGCTCAACCAGAACCAACAGCACCAGAAGATACAGAAGAGGAACAACAACAAGATGAAGCGGCTGGAGATGCAGAAGATTTTAGAGTCGCTATGGTTACAGATGTCGGTGGAATTGATGACAAATCATTTAATCAATCTGCCTGGGAAGGAATGACCCGTTTTGGGGAAGAGTTTGGGCTAGAAGAAGGAACAGATTTTAAATACTTACAATCTTCCTCAGAAGCAGAATATGCTCCAAATTTAAATTCACTCGTTCGCGAAGAGTATGACCTTGTTTGGGCGATTGGATTCTTAATGGGAAATGACGTAAAAACAGTTGCGCAACAACGCCCAGAATCACAGCTAGCGATCGTGGACATGGTTGTTGAAGGCGATGACGGTGAACTACTTGATAATGTCGCTAATATTACCTTTAAAGAACATGAAGGCTCATTTTTGGTTGGCGTAATTGCAGGACTAACAACGGAAACAAACCAAGTTGGTTTCTTAGGTGGTGTAGAAGGAGCCTTAATTAAAAAGTTTGAGAATGGCTTTAAAGCTGGTGTCAAAACAGTGAACCCAGATGCAGATGTAATTGTTCAATATGCAGAATCATTTAACGATGAATCAACAGGACAGCAAATTGCCAATGCCATGTACACTCAAGGTGCAGATATTATTTATCACGCTTCTGGGGGAACAGGGAAAGGGCTATTTACAGAAGCTAAAAACAGAAAAAGGAACAATGAAAATGTTTGGGCTATCGGTGTTGACCGTGACCAACATGAAGAAGGACTTCCTGAAAATGTAACACTTACTTCAATGATTAAGCGTGTGGATAATGCTCTATATGCTGTAAACGAACAAACAATGGAAGGAAATTATCCTGGCGGTGAAATTCTTGAGTTTGGGTTAGAAGATGAAGCGGTTGGAATTGCTGAAAATACGGAAAATGTAAGTGATGAAGCACAAGAACGTGTTAACGAATATATCGAGCAAATTCAAGCCGGTGACATTGAAGTTCCTCAAACAGATGATGAATACGCAGAGTTTATAGAAAATCTTTAA
- a CDS encoding ABC transporter ATP-binding protein encodes MDYVIEMRHIRKEFPGIVANDNITLQLKKGEIHALLGENGAGKSTLMNVLFGLYQPEQGEIFVKGKKMNITDPNIANQLGIGMVHQHFMLIDKFTVAENIILGKEPTTYGKINIKEAANEVERISKQYGLAVHPYEKVEHISVGMQQRVEILKTLYRGADILIFDEPTAVLTPQEIKELMQIMKKLVAEGKSIILITHKLKEIMEVCDRCTVIRRGKGIGTVDVASSSPKDLAAMMVGREVNFTVEKEQANPTHPVLSIKNLVVKDSRGVAALKQLELEVKAGEIVGIAGVEGNGQTELIEAITGLASKDSGEIKLNDKEISTFTPRQVTRAGVGHIPQDRHKHGLVLNFTVGENMVLQTYDQPPFSKSGVLNYRAIYDKARKLIDDYDVRTPSEYTLARALSGGNQQKAIIAREVDRSPDLLIAAQPTRGLDVGAIETIHRRLIKERDSGKAVLLISLELDEVLHVSDRIAVIYEGQIVAIVDAKETNENELGLLMAGGSSEKVGESK; translated from the coding sequence GTGGACTATGTCATTGAAATGCGCCACATTCGAAAAGAATTCCCTGGTATCGTCGCAAATGATAACATTACCCTCCAGCTGAAAAAAGGTGAAATCCATGCCTTACTTGGAGAAAATGGAGCTGGCAAATCAACCTTAATGAATGTTTTATTCGGTTTATATCAGCCTGAACAAGGTGAAATTTTTGTTAAAGGAAAAAAAATGAACATTACCGACCCGAATATAGCGAATCAATTAGGAATCGGAATGGTCCATCAACATTTTATGTTAATCGATAAATTCACTGTTGCTGAAAATATTATTCTCGGGAAAGAGCCAACAACCTATGGAAAAATTAATATAAAAGAAGCCGCTAACGAAGTGGAACGAATATCTAAACAATACGGTCTTGCCGTTCATCCATATGAAAAAGTAGAGCATATCTCTGTTGGGATGCAGCAACGTGTAGAGATTTTAAAAACACTGTATCGTGGTGCAGACATTTTAATTTTTGATGAACCGACAGCCGTTTTAACACCACAAGAAATTAAAGAACTTATGCAAATTATGAAAAAGCTCGTAGCTGAAGGAAAATCAATAATATTAATAACTCATAAATTAAAAGAAATCATGGAAGTTTGCGACCGATGTACAGTCATTCGTCGTGGGAAAGGAATTGGGACTGTTGATGTTGCTTCATCTTCTCCTAAGGATCTCGCTGCAATGATGGTCGGACGAGAGGTGAACTTTACTGTAGAAAAAGAACAAGCGAATCCAACACATCCTGTCCTGTCAATTAAAAACCTTGTTGTGAAAGATTCTCGGGGCGTCGCTGCGCTTAAACAACTTGAATTAGAAGTAAAAGCCGGTGAGATTGTCGGGATTGCCGGTGTCGAAGGAAACGGTCAAACAGAGCTAATCGAAGCCATCACAGGGCTTGCTTCAAAAGATAGCGGTGAAATTAAATTAAACGATAAAGAGATTTCAACTTTCACTCCTCGACAAGTGACTAGAGCTGGGGTTGGCCATATACCACAAGATCGTCATAAACATGGTCTTGTCCTTAATTTTACGGTCGGAGAAAATATGGTGTTGCAAACCTATGACCAACCACCGTTCTCCAAGTCAGGTGTACTTAATTACCGAGCCATTTATGATAAAGCAAGAAAACTTATTGATGATTATGATGTTCGTACCCCTAGTGAGTATACGTTAGCACGTGCACTTTCAGGCGGAAATCAACAAAAAGCGATTATCGCTCGCGAAGTCGATCGTTCTCCAGACTTGTTAATTGCCGCTCAACCTACACGTGGTTTGGACGTAGGCGCAATTGAAACGATTCATCGTCGCTTAATAAAAGAACGAGACAGCGGAAAAGCCGTCTTACTCATTTCCCTTGAACTTGATGAAGTGTTACATGTCAGTGACCGTATTGCCGTTATTTATGAGGGTCAAATTGTAGCGATTGTTGATGCAAAAGAAACGAATGAAAATGAACTCGGTCTCCTAATGGCTGGAGGTTCTTCGGAAAAGGTTGGTGAAAGCAAGTGA